The window CGATATTTTCAAAAGAACCAGTTAACGCATGGATTTCAATTTTCCAAGTGCCTTTTTCATTTAACAAGAGATTTTCAGCAGAGAAATGACCATTTTTTAATCGTTTCAGCTGAAATTCACTCGGTTTCTCTTCACCGAATAAGGCGACTTTATGGATCTTGGCTGTCACAGATTGAATATCAGTAATCGTTTGTCCATCCTTCTTCGTAAATGCGACCTCGAATGTGTTTTTTCCCGGGGCATTCGGGGTAATGCTCATGGACACAATGTCACGATGCTCGACCTGGTTTGCGCCAAAGAATGGCTCAGGTGCAGGCGGAGGAGGGCTCGGAATATTGGTGAACACAGCCGTTAATAACAAAATGGCGATTCCGATGATCCACTCAGCTCGTAACGAAACGTTTTGTTTCTGTTTCTTTTCCCATCTCAGCATCAAGTAATGGACAAGTCCTAGAAGGCCCATCAAGATAAATAAACCAAGCTTGATTAAAAAGGTTCGTCCATACGCTGATTCGAAAAGAGCATCAAACGATTGCAAAATGAAGATGGCATTCACAAATCCTGAAAACACAATGAGTCCAACAGAGAGCATCGCCCAAGGGTGAAACGCTGTTAACGTACTCCGTATGAGCGGCTGATCTTCATTTGGCAGCTTCTTCAGCAATAAAAGCACAATGGCTGTTAAACCACCGACCCAGATCGATGCAGAAACGAGATGGATGAAATCAAGGGACGTTGTCAGTATTTTATTATCTGTTGCTGCTGGATGTCCGATTTGTGCTTTCAGCCAGAGAAGCACTGCGAATAGGAGCAGTGGAAACAACCATACCCGAAAAGAAGTAAAAACCCCTTTTTTCATCGCGACTATGCTCCAAATGGTCAGAAGAACAAATGACACCATGAGCATCATCCACAAACTGCCGCCAGAAGTCGACGCAATGGTTTCTTGTAAGAGCGATGGTTGAAATGCCCCCAAAAAGGACACGTCTGCCGCTGATTTTGTTTGAATTGGCAGCTGGAACACGAGTGCTCCGCCCATCATGATCAGTGACAAAGTCAAAAGCCTCTTCATTCGTTTCGCTAATACAGGTGAAATGGATGTTTTAAACCAAAACAGTCCAAACAAAATGGTC is drawn from Bacillus pumilus and contains these coding sequences:
- a CDS encoding copper resistance CopC/CopD family protein translates to MLKHSKWLLLLIVTLAFFIPKEAFAHAYVVSSNPAANEELEKQPPSVSITFSEGIESGFHAIKVLNAKGDRVDKGDTVIKDQKIMEAALKKDLPKGIYTIQWNAVSADGHSVSGMIPFSIGKADGGFDQLDQGQTNESIDVASTIDKALLYTSFSLFLGTILFGLFWFKTSISPVLAKRMKRLLTLSLIMMGGALVFQLPIQTKSAADVSFLGAFQPSLLQETIASTSGGSLWMMLMVSFVLLTIWSIVAMKKGVFTSFRVWLFPLLLFAVLLWLKAQIGHPAATDNKILTTSLDFIHLVSASIWVGGLTAIVLLLLKKLPNEDQPLIRSTLTAFHPWAMLSVGLIVFSGFVNAIFILQSFDALFESAYGRTFLIKLGLFILMGLLGLVHYLMLRWEKKQKQNVSLRAEWIIGIAILLLTAVFTNIPSPPPPAPEPFFGANQVEHRDIVSMSITPNAPGKNTFEVAFTKKDGQTITDIQSVTAKIHKVALFGEEKPSEFQLKRLKNGHFSAENLLLNEKGTWKIEIHALTGSFENIDTTFIRRN